TGAGCTTGAAAAAGCTGTTATCCAGAATGCGCTGCGTCAGATTGAGGTTCGGGTGCCCAAACTTTTCAGGCACGACCTGGTGCATCAGCACAATATGTGCTGTGGTGGAAGTGTTGACATTTTTATCGAGCCAATTATGAATCCTATCAAACTGTATATTTTTGGTGCAGGCCATACGGGGTTGGCACTGGCTGCTCTGGCACAACAGTTCCCGTTCTCTACGGTACTGATTGACGAAAGGAAGCAGTATCTGGAGCAGTGTACAACAGACGGCGTGAGTAAAATGTGTCTGCCGTATGCGCAAGCCGTGCAGCTGCTGCCATTTGATGCAGATACCTATGTATGCATCATGACACATAGCCACGAGTATGATCGCGATATCCTGGCTGCGTGCATATCCAAGCCCCATGGCTACCTGGGTATGATTGGCAGTCAGCGCAAGGTAGAGCTCACAAAGAAGATGTTTGCCGATGCCGGTATTGCGTCCGAGACGCTGGCAAACGCCATTGATATGCCGATGGGCCTTTATATTGGCGCCGAGGGTCCGGAGGAAATTGCGTTGAGTATTATTGCCAAGCTGATAGCCGTTAAAAATGGTGTTAATGCAACGGCAGCTCTGCATGGGAAGAAAAACTGAACTGTTCAACACACATACATAACACATCCGGGAACAGTATGACGAAAAAAGTTGCAATCGTCACCGGTGCTGCCAAGGGCATCGGAATGGCAATAACAAAACGCTTTGTTAAAGAGGGGTATACGGTTGTTGCTGTTGATGTTGATGGTGAAGCCGGTGAACGGCTTGTTGCGCTGCTCGGTGACCATGGGGTGCAGTATGTAAATGCAAATGTCACCAGGGAGGACGACGTACACCAGTTGTTCACTTCTACCCTCGATAAGTACGGAGTCATCGATGTAGTGGTCAATAATGCCGGCATTATCCGCGACGGGGTGATCTGGAAGCAAACACTGGATGATTTCAATGCCGTTATAGATGTGAACTTAAAAGGTGTGTGGCTGATGTGCCGCGAGGCTGCCACCGTGATGAGGTCTCAGAAGTCAGGACGTATTGTAAAC
This is a stretch of genomic DNA from Ignavibacteria bacterium. It encodes these proteins:
- a CDS encoding SDR family oxidoreductase, which translates into the protein MTKKVAIVTGAAKGIGMAITKRFVKEGYTVVAVDVDGEAGERLVALLGDHGVQYVNANVTREDDVHQLFTSTLDKYGVIDVVVNNAGIIRDGVIWKQTLDDFNAVIDVNLKGVWLMCREAATVMRSQKSGRIVNISSRAWLGNPGQSNYSASKAGVVALTRVLALELGRYNVMVNAVAPGLIDTPLTTALSDDVREKLIQAQPTKSMGSPDDVANAVFFLACDSTGFITGQTLYVDGGKSIGAGI
- a CDS encoding XdhC family protein; protein product: MDSIYKYVHDAQTGQRKAALCTVVKTSGSTPRKVGAKMIVYADGRIRGTIGGGELEKAVIQNALRQIEVRVPKLFRHDLVHQHNMCCGGSVDIFIEPIMNPIKLYIFGAGHTGLALAALAQQFPFSTVLIDERKQYLEQCTTDGVSKMCLPYAQAVQLLPFDADTYVCIMTHSHEYDRDILAACISKPHGYLGMIGSQRKVELTKKMFADAGIASETLANAIDMPMGLYIGAEGPEEIALSIIAKLIAVKNGVNATAALHGKKN